One Deltaproteobacteria bacterium genomic window, CCTCTGATTTTGTGTGTGATCGATGATGTAGCGCACATCGAAATTTTCCACCAACTCCTTTCTAAGGGAGCCCATCCGGGACCGTTCGATATGGCGCATACGGATATAAACCTTCCGGCGGTTTTCGGACGCCTGATCGTAGGATGAAAGAATGCTGACCATCTGCCCGCCGTAGCCTCTTATCAGGTCGGCAAGCTCTTTGATGCTGCCCGGCCGGTCTTCGACCAGGCAGGCGACCTGAACGCCGCCGTTCTCAATGCCGGTCAGGGAGGTCAGCACCCTGAAGATGTCCGTCTGGGTGATCACGCCCACAACCGATCGATCGGCAACGGTAACCGGAACACCGGATATTTTTTTGTCCAGAAGCAGCTGAGCCGTTTCCTCCACGGTCCATTGAGGATCCACCGTGATCGGATCGCGGGTCATAATCTCCTCGATTTTTATTTTCGTGAGCAGATACAGGAGTTCATGAATCTCCAGGCTGGTGGCGTCCGATGCGGATGCCTTTTTGAGATCGCGGTCCGTGATGATGCCGACCAGCTTGGAGCGTTGCAACACCGGCAGCATCCGAATGCGGTGCTCCTTCATCAGCGCGGTCGCATTCTGCATGGATTCCCTGGCGTCAATGGTCACGACCTTTTTGCTCATCCAATTTTTAACCAGCATAATGACCTCCTCCACCGTTTGTGGTGGCCGTTTGATCGGTTTGAAGTTCCCAGCCGCCCTGCCGAGAAGCGGACGCTTCGCTTTGCCTCGACAACGGGCGGGAAAGGCGGTCCCCAGCGTTGCAACGATGGGGTTATGGCTCAGGCGGTGCTTCCCGACACCCTATGGATGTTACCCTTTCCGCTTCGCTCGCTTTCGCGGTTCACGTCCCTTCCGTGGAGAGCACCTCGGCCAGACAATCCAGAATGATGCCGGCGGTGAAAGGTTTGGCGACGATCTTCCGAACGCCTGCCTGGATGGCCCTTTGTTCGACGGTTTCCGTAGGATAGGCCGTGATGAGAACCTTGACGGCATCCGGACAATGCCGATCGATTTTACTGATAAATTCGATGCCATTCATGCCGGGAAGCTTGTAATCGGCAATAATGATGTCGAACCTCTGGTCCGCCAGCGCGTCCAGGCCCTCCTCCGCGGTTTCAAGGGCAACGATATGGCAGCCTTCCGACTCGAAAAAAATGCACAGCGAATCTCTGATCCACTCGTCGTCGTCGATTAAAAGGATGCACATCCCTCTCAATATGTGAAAAATATCCATGCACTCACCGGGGTATCTCAAGCTATGTCGTCGGGGAGGTCCGCGGGCAGCGGAATGATGAA contains:
- a CDS encoding response regulator yields the protein MDIFHILRGMCILLIDDDEWIRDSLCIFFESEGCHIVALETAEEGLDALADQRFDIIIADYKLPGMNGIEFISKIDRHCPDAVKVLITAYPTETVEQRAIQAGVRKIVAKPFTAGIILDCLAEVLSTEGT
- a CDS encoding CBS and ACT domain-containing protein encodes the protein MLVKNWMSKKVVTIDARESMQNATALMKEHRIRMLPVLQRSKLVGIITDRDLKKASASDATSLEIHELLYLLTKIKIEEIMTRDPITVDPQWTVEETAQLLLDKKISGVPVTVADRSVVGVITQTDIFRVLTSLTGIENGGVQVACLVEDRPGSIKELADLIRGYGGQMVSILSSYDQASENRRKVYIRMRHIERSRMGSLRKELVENFDVRYIIDHTQNQREIFSE